ACCGGAAAACAGCATAATTGGAGGCAGAAAAATGGCATCACTACTAGGCATGCTCGCACCGTTCATCATCACCGGAATACTGTTCGTCGTCGCCGCCCTGCTCTGGGCGCGCCACAAGGGACAGGTCGCCGAGAAGGAGGTCGGCTCCCAATCCCTGGAGCGGGGAGGTGAGGCCTAATGGCCGTCATCGGAACCGTCGGCTGGGTCTTTCTCGCAACGATTGCGGCGTACTTCGTCGTCATCTTCGGTATCGGGATATACGGCTATCTCACGACCAACGACGAGGAGGACTTCCTCGTAGCCAACCGGGAGATCGGTCCTGCGGTCGGTTCGGCGACGCTCTCGGCGACACAGATGAGCGCCGGGACGTTCGTCGGAACGCTGGGGGTCCACTACCTCACGGGCGTGAGTTTCGTCTACATCTGGGTCGGGCTCTGGCTGGGCTGGCTGGTCTCGCTCGTGTTCGTCGCCCCACAGATGCGGCGGTTCGGCGAGATCACCGTCCCCGACTTCATCGCGGTCCGCTACGGCGACGACGGCAACGGCGGAGACACCATGCGCGCCTTCTCGGCCATACTGATCGTGGTCGCGTACACCGTGTACATCAGCGCACAGTACACCGGTGCCGGACTGATCTTCCAGTCCATCTTCGGCGTCTCGAACGTGGTCGGGATGGCCATCATGGTCGCGATCATCATCGCGTACACCGCCTTCGGTGGCATGCGCGCGAGCGCGCTCTCGGACTTCGTCCAGATCATCATCATGGCGGTCGGCGCGATCATCGCCGTTCCGCTGCTTCTCGGTAACATCGGGGGAGTCGGTCGGCTCGAGCTCATGCTCACATCGCTCAATCCCGACCTCCTCGGCTGGGGGATGACGCCCCTCGAGGTCGGTACCATCGCGGCCGCCTTCGGGTTCGGGATGCTCGGTGCGCCGTACGAGATCGTCCGCATCTACTCGATGCGCGACGAACAGACCGTTCGGTACGCCATCGGCACTACGCTCATCTTCCAGATAATCATCGGTGCTGGCGTCGCGATGGTCGGCATGAGCATGCGGGTTCTCTACCCCGAACTCACGACGCCCGACCTCGCGAGCGT
The Halorussus salilacus genome window above contains:
- a CDS encoding sodium/proline symporter; protein product: MAVIGTVGWVFLATIAAYFVVIFGIGIYGYLTTNDEEDFLVANREIGPAVGSATLSATQMSAGTFVGTLGVHYLTGVSFVYIWVGLWLGWLVSLVFVAPQMRRFGEITVPDFIAVRYGDDGNGGDTMRAFSAILIVVAYTVYISAQYTGAGLIFQSIFGVSNVVGMAIMVAIIIAYTAFGGMRASALSDFVQIIIMAVGAIIAVPLLLGNIGGVGRLELMLTSLNPDLLGWGMTPLEVGTIAAAFGFGMLGAPYEIVRIYSMRDEQTVRYAIGTTLIFQIIIGAGVAMVGMSMRVLYPELTTPDLASVIMSIDVLGPILGALVIGAILSAMLSTVDSIMIVSAGAIAHDIYAELLRPEATEKQKLWVNRLSVIAVGIIPFFLALYGEVLGGLVQFIVLLQAAIIGATFSMPLLLGLHWKQANTPGTFVGMILGFVTVLAWHFGIENGAVTGVYAQIDPVIPGVLMCLVGMIGGSYLTSSASKESLSPFFDVR